One Leptolyngbya sp. 'hensonii' DNA segment encodes these proteins:
- a CDS encoding L-threonylcarbamoyladenylate synthase, whose amino-acid sequence MPQVTIIDLIAAAQAGTAVISFPTDTVPALASRPDRADLIFATKQRDRGKPLILMGASPADLWPYVQGGSAEQQLWEQVAAQYWPGPLTLVLPASSLVPAAMNPTDPTTIGIRVPHHELARQILAGTGPLATTSANRSGQPALETMAEIAAQFPQVLTPLEGELMPADRASGVPSTVVRWTGTGWEILRSGVIRTEELPYFQRNS is encoded by the coding sequence ATGCCCCAAGTGACAATTATAGACCTGATCGCTGCAGCCCAAGCAGGTACAGCCGTGATCAGCTTTCCAACAGATACAGTCCCTGCGCTAGCCAGCCGACCCGATCGGGCCGATCTGATTTTTGCAACCAAACAGCGCGATCGCGGCAAGCCCCTGATTCTCATGGGGGCATCTCCCGCCGATCTGTGGCCCTATGTCCAGGGCGGTTCGGCAGAGCAGCAGTTATGGGAACAGGTAGCTGCCCAATACTGGCCCGGTCCCCTGACCCTGGTGCTCCCGGCCAGTTCCCTGGTACCTGCTGCCATGAACCCAACGGACCCCACCACGATCGGCATCCGGGTCCCCCATCACGAACTAGCCCGTCAGATTCTGGCAGGGACCGGTCCCCTGGCCACCACCAGCGCCAATCGATCGGGCCAGCCTGCGCTGGAAACCATGGCCGAGATTGCAGCCCAGTTTCCCCAGGTGCTGACGCCCCTGGAGGGGGAGCTAATGCCCGCAGATAGAGCCTCTGGGGTGCCTTCAACCGTGGTCCGCTGGACCGGGACAGGATGGGAAATTTTACGATCGGGGGTAATCAGGACTGAGGAGCTGCCCTATTTTCAGCGGAATTCCTGA
- a CDS encoding filamentous hemagglutinin N-terminal domain-containing protein — protein MKPRSTRLPENLFPSKSFLGFLLSLGMLTPGPGMAQPIVPATDGIGTTVTLNGNVINITGGQEAGTNLFQSFQQFGLDQGQVANFLANPGIQNILGRVTGGDPSIINGLIQVTGSNANLYLMNPAGIIFGPTATLNVPAAFTATTARGIGFGDQWFGLNTSLDALKTLTGSPNGFAFTTAQSGAIVNSGNLTGSPGSQITLVGGLVVNTGTIAAPGGTVTIAAVPGERLVRITQSGSLLSLELPIGTKTALDPASPLMPLALPQLLTGTGMAQATGLTVNPDGTVSLTSSGIGIPTTAGTTIVSGQISVALPDASGVQFSSGTIPEIVLLGDKVGLMSAQLDASGPSGGTILIGGDAKGQGTVSNASQTFVSQDSVITANALQTGNGGKVIVWADQGTQFYGTIAAKGGSQSGNGGFVEVSGKQSLVFKGKVDTTAANGITGTLLLDPANILIQDGNNDGNDSADAASTSFVGSPSGNLGQVLGADVDPTVIFESELEGLAGNTNVILEATNDITIADLADNNLDFNNGGGTITFKADSDGNGVGNFVMNGLNDTINVADRSLTISAVNITAGSFTANDGSLSLAAKNNISAQSIGSFVFTNFVNVSLSSTSGNISFNNITAAGSSTGSGGTVVVSAPQGTVQVGTATNQGFISAGQSNKVTDSTITITAGKFKAINPFNNPQDLNSNPAPVSLIAFPAGVVDTTPPTPPPPAKFQLSFAGDPQIIQVGTSGPVLISITLTQDKVFNVGTAFNPNDPAQSGLQGSIGFAAKSIPPNVLVLLQNNSFSSTFTPSSPSPLAVVDQAAVTAERSARQQGSTTDLAACRRSDADDGTLLQVSNGATATPPTASSQARGEEDAEKLACK, from the coding sequence ATGAAGCCACGCAGCACAAGACTTCCGGAAAACCTGTTCCCCTCCAAATCCTTCCTGGGTTTCCTGCTGTCGCTGGGAATGCTGACTCCTGGTCCGGGTATGGCCCAACCGATCGTCCCCGCAACCGATGGCATCGGAACGACTGTTACCCTCAACGGCAATGTCATTAATATCACTGGGGGGCAGGAGGCCGGAACCAACCTGTTCCAGAGCTTTCAACAGTTCGGTTTGGACCAGGGGCAGGTTGCCAACTTCCTGGCCAATCCTGGAATTCAAAATATCCTGGGCCGAGTCACGGGGGGAGATCCCTCGATCATTAACGGGTTGATTCAGGTGACGGGGAGTAATGCCAACCTGTATCTGATGAATCCGGCAGGAATTATCTTTGGTCCCACGGCAACGCTGAATGTGCCAGCGGCGTTTACGGCTACCACCGCCAGGGGAATTGGTTTTGGAGACCAGTGGTTTGGCCTGAACACCAGCCTGGATGCGCTCAAAACCCTGACAGGGTCTCCCAACGGGTTTGCCTTCACGACTGCCCAATCGGGGGCGATTGTCAATTCAGGTAATCTAACGGGGTCACCCGGATCTCAAATTACGCTGGTCGGTGGGTTGGTGGTGAACACGGGCACGATCGCCGCACCGGGCGGGACGGTGACAATCGCCGCTGTGCCTGGGGAAAGACTGGTTCGCATCACCCAGAGTGGCAGCCTGTTAAGTCTGGAGTTGCCGATCGGGACCAAAACCGCCCTGGATCCGGCATCGCCCTTAATGCCGCTGGCTCTGCCGCAACTGCTGACGGGGACTGGCATGGCTCAGGCGACGGGGTTGACCGTAAACCCAGATGGGACGGTGAGCCTGACTAGTTCCGGCATAGGCATCCCAACCACGGCAGGGACCACGATCGTCAGTGGCCAGATCTCTGTGGCCCTACCGGATGCTTCTGGGGTGCAGTTCAGTTCTGGCACTATCCCTGAGATTGTCCTGCTAGGGGATAAGGTAGGGCTGATGAGTGCCCAACTGGATGCCTCTGGTCCCAGTGGGGGCACAATTTTGATTGGTGGCGATGCTAAGGGACAGGGAACGGTGTCCAATGCCAGTCAGACTTTTGTTAGTCAAGACTCTGTGATTACGGCGAATGCCCTTCAGACTGGCAATGGGGGGAAGGTGATTGTCTGGGCTGATCAGGGCACCCAGTTCTATGGCACGATCGCAGCTAAAGGTGGTTCCCAGTCTGGTAATGGGGGCTTTGTTGAAGTCTCTGGCAAGCAGAGTCTGGTCTTCAAAGGCAAGGTGGATACTACCGCAGCCAATGGCATCACCGGCACCCTCCTGCTTGACCCGGCCAATATCCTGATTCAGGATGGCAACAATGATGGGAATGACAGTGCCGATGCAGCCAGTACTTCTTTCGTGGGTTCGCCTTCTGGTAATCTGGGGCAGGTTTTGGGTGCCGATGTTGATCCAACTGTCATCTTTGAATCAGAGCTGGAAGGGCTAGCTGGCAACACCAATGTCATTCTGGAAGCCACCAATGACATTACGATCGCAGATTTAGCCGATAACAATTTGGACTTCAATAATGGAGGAGGCACCATTACCTTCAAAGCCGATTCCGATGGCAATGGGGTGGGTAATTTTGTCATGAATGGTCTAAATGACACCATTAACGTGGCCGATCGCAGCCTCACCATTTCAGCCGTTAACATCACTGCAGGCAGCTTCACCGCCAACGATGGCAGCCTGTCCCTGGCGGCCAAAAACAATATCTCGGCCCAGAGCATCGGCAGCTTTGTCTTTACCAATTTTGTCAACGTCTCCCTCTCCAGCACCAGTGGGAACATCTCGTTCAATAACATCACCGCCGCCGGGAGTTCTACAGGGTCTGGCGGGACTGTCGTGGTTTCCGCACCCCAGGGAACAGTCCAGGTGGGAACAGCAACCAATCAGGGCTTCATCTCCGCCGGACAATCGAATAAGGTGACGGACAGTACGATCACGATTACAGCCGGAAAATTCAAGGCCATTAATCCGTTTAACAATCCTCAGGATTTAAATAGCAATCCTGCTCCCGTGAGTCTGATTGCCTTTCCAGCAGGAGTGGTTGATACGACCCCGCCCACGCCACCTCCACCGGCAAAATTCCAGCTCAGCTTTGCGGGTGATCCTCAAATCATTCAGGTCGGGACATCCGGCCCGGTTCTGATCAGTATTACCCTGACTCAGGACAAGGTCTTTAACGTGGGGACGGCGTTTAACCCGAATGATCCGGCCCAAAGTGGGCTGCAGGGAAGCATCGGCTTTGCTGCTAAATCCATTCCCCCTAATGTGCTGGTATTGCTCCAAAATAATTCCTTCAGTAGTACATTCACCCCCTCCTCACCCTCTCCTCTGGCAGTGGTCGATCAGGCTGCGGTCACGGCTGAACGATCGGCCCGTCAACAAGGCTCCACCACCGATCTGGCTGCCTGCCGCAGGTCTGATGCTGATGATGGCACCCTGCTGCAGGTCAGCAATGGGGCCACCGCAACACCTCCAACCGCCTCTAGTCAGGCCCGGGGCGAGGAGGATGCGGAAAAACTGGCTTGCAAGTGA
- a CDS encoding EndoU domain-containing protein, with amino-acid sequence MTLQFKLKSLGGLLLGSCVLLATGESDQAISTGHPLETIPQQRAMIQAQFNPPWFPFFDQVNNPISVRFPASQRVDITPPPPPVSGFDQAILKLCGPIGSSVSPQGFRQLMASYPTVFRQIKQATGGELSLGRSQDAEFLEDLTRIWFKQEAFVHIFCGEISGSRKIGGLHFRGRYLQLQTEGMGGRLPNNTGREEVVPGVVYTLGVVIKRGNQLIRDSLKGYSYVTDGQELLTIATIAFKAQDKTEGACLYPVTDADSGQSFRAVFVRQRGAIVTFYPDATPQGRSCQPPR; translated from the coding sequence ATGACATTGCAATTCAAACTCAAAAGCCTTGGGGGGCTATTGCTGGGTAGTTGCGTCCTGCTTGCCACAGGTGAATCCGATCAAGCCATCTCCACAGGACACCCGTTGGAGACAATCCCACAGCAACGAGCGATGATCCAGGCCCAGTTTAATCCACCCTGGTTTCCCTTCTTTGACCAGGTTAACAACCCGATCTCAGTCAGGTTCCCGGCCAGTCAACGGGTAGATATCACCCCACCCCCACCCCCCGTCAGTGGCTTTGATCAAGCCATCCTCAAGCTGTGTGGTCCGATCGGCTCCTCCGTCTCACCTCAGGGGTTCCGCCAGTTGATGGCATCCTATCCCACCGTATTTCGGCAAATCAAGCAGGCCACAGGGGGCGAATTGAGTTTGGGACGCAGCCAGGATGCTGAGTTCCTGGAGGATTTGACCCGCATCTGGTTTAAGCAAGAGGCTTTTGTCCACATCTTTTGTGGAGAGATTTCCGGGTCCCGGAAGATTGGGGGACTCCATTTTCGGGGGCGCTATCTGCAACTGCAGACCGAAGGCATGGGAGGACGCCTTCCCAACAATACCGGGCGGGAAGAAGTGGTGCCTGGGGTGGTTTATACCCTGGGTGTCGTCATCAAACGAGGGAACCAGTTGATCCGGGATAGCTTGAAGGGGTACTCCTACGTGACCGATGGCCAGGAGCTATTAACAATCGCCACCATCGCCTTTAAGGCCCAGGACAAAACGGAAGGGGCCTGTCTCTACCCGGTGACCGACGCGGATTCTGGCCAATCCTTCAGAGCCGTGTTTGTGCGGCAGCGGGGCGCGATCGTCACTTTCTACCCGGATGCTACCCCTCAGGGACGCTCCTGCCAACCGCCACGATAA
- a CDS encoding pirin family protein, which produces MTQSMTGIRVRKGYDRGHVQFGWLDSYHTFSFGNYYDPQHMGFRALRVINDDRIAPGAGFPTHGHRDMEIITYMLEGSLEHKDSLGTGEVIRPGEVQRMTAGTGIAHSEFNHSQDDPVHLLQIWILPERQGLEPGYEQKLFPVEEKRGQWRLLADREGRDGALTVHQDLSLYATVLQPAESVTYDLKLGRHAWIQIASGIVTLNGEPLRAGDGVAVSEALTLEVIAESDAELLLFDLA; this is translated from the coding sequence ATGACGCAGAGTATGACAGGCATTCGGGTGCGCAAGGGTTACGATCGGGGGCATGTGCAGTTTGGCTGGTTAGACAGCTACCACACTTTTTCCTTTGGAAATTATTACGACCCTCAGCACATGGGGTTTCGGGCCTTGCGAGTGATTAACGACGATCGCATCGCTCCTGGAGCTGGTTTCCCCACCCATGGACACCGGGACATGGAAATCATCACCTACATGCTGGAGGGGTCCCTGGAGCATAAGGACAGCCTCGGAACTGGGGAAGTGATTCGGCCCGGTGAAGTGCAGCGGATGACGGCGGGTACGGGAATTGCCCATAGTGAGTTCAACCACTCTCAGGACGATCCTGTGCATCTGCTGCAAATCTGGATTTTGCCGGAACGGCAGGGGCTGGAGCCTGGTTATGAGCAGAAGCTCTTTCCCGTGGAAGAAAAACGGGGACAGTGGCGACTGTTGGCCGACAGAGAGGGGCGGGATGGTGCGCTGACCGTGCATCAGGATCTGAGTTTGTATGCTACGGTGCTGCAGCCTGCTGAAAGCGTGACCTATGACTTAAAGTTAGGACGGCATGCCTGGATTCAGATCGCCAGCGGTATCGTGACGCTGAATGGAGAGCCCCTGCGGGCCGGGGATGGGGTAGCGGTGAGTGAGGCCCTCACCCTGGAGGTGATCGCCGAGTCCGATGCTGAACTGCTGCTGTTTGATTTGGCGTAG
- a CDS encoding FecR domain-containing protein gives MAKRKLRRASQYFSGIGNNYYQLLQRSFRRSPRLITMFLAISVLMALLGLLIPPGSSQSGGIKQARVTEILDGSQVFIQNQPVKLNAVAGKGQQVRTGKARAELTFNTGAIGRLGQNSALTVGNSCNQLQQGSVLIEGAANGCTKSLVAGVRGTVYVMEVDEAGEESITVCDGEVEIRQADEPNKTWIVKPGERIGIGRDRKLKPIRRLAQQEYDQLLQGQLFRQYRRELRKTKEIRRYYLQLYKGATFPLDRKPVRPPVRPLQRPGTLVPR, from the coding sequence ATGGCTAAACGCAAGCTCAGGAGAGCGTCTCAGTATTTCTCTGGGATAGGAAATAACTATTACCAACTGCTGCAGCGATCGTTTCGGCGATCGCCCCGGCTGATTACCATGTTCCTGGCGATCTCTGTGCTCATGGCTCTGCTGGGGTTGTTGATTCCCCCTGGCAGTTCTCAAAGTGGTGGGATTAAACAGGCCCGGGTGACCGAAATCTTGGATGGGAGTCAGGTGTTCATCCAGAATCAGCCGGTCAAGCTCAATGCCGTGGCCGGGAAGGGGCAGCAGGTCCGAACTGGTAAGGCCAGGGCAGAGCTCACCTTTAATACGGGCGCGATCGGTCGTCTGGGGCAAAACTCAGCCCTGACCGTAGGGAACTCCTGCAATCAGTTGCAGCAGGGCAGTGTTCTGATCGAAGGGGCGGCCAATGGCTGCACCAAGTCTCTGGTGGCTGGCGTGCGGGGCACGGTCTATGTGATGGAAGTAGATGAAGCGGGCGAGGAATCAATTACGGTCTGCGATGGCGAGGTTGAAATTCGCCAGGCGGATGAACCCAACAAGACCTGGATCGTGAAACCAGGAGAACGCATTGGCATTGGTCGCGATCGTAAACTCAAACCCATTCGACGATTAGCTCAACAGGAATATGATCAGCTGCTGCAAGGTCAACTGTTCCGGCAGTATCGGCGAGAACTGCGAAAAACCAAAGAGATCCGCCGCTACTACCTGCAACTCTATAAGGGGGCCACATTCCCCCTCGATCGCAAACCAGTTCGCCCTCCTGTCCGGCCCCTGCAACGTCCCGGTACCCTTGTCCCCCGATGA